The following coding sequences lie in one Nocardioides sambongensis genomic window:
- a CDS encoding transketolase: protein MTISVATQVEVRHLEQRAHSLRRRMLRMAADKGEGYIAQGLGIADLLAVVYFRELRHDPARPEDPGRDRFVMSTGHYSIALYSALAECGVLAEEDLATYALNGSSLPMSTFDETPGVEITSGSLGHGLGQGVGMALGLRLDRSDAKVVVELSDGELQEGSTWESAMSASNFRLDNLWAIVDCNGIQADGPMVLDIEPVADKWQAFGWQVREVDGNDIAALVEAFDELRPLPGPKVIVMRTTPGSGVPTIVARERAHFVRVADDEWNRLIDELEENRRD, encoded by the coding sequence ATGACCATCAGTGTCGCGACGCAAGTCGAGGTGCGACACCTCGAACAGCGCGCCCACTCGCTCCGACGCCGGATGCTCCGCATGGCCGCCGACAAGGGCGAGGGCTACATCGCCCAGGGCTTGGGCATCGCCGACCTGCTCGCGGTGGTGTATTTCCGCGAACTCCGGCACGACCCGGCACGGCCTGAGGACCCCGGCCGGGACCGATTCGTGATGTCGACCGGCCACTACTCCATCGCTCTCTACTCCGCGCTCGCGGAGTGCGGGGTGCTCGCGGAAGAGGATCTGGCCACCTATGCATTGAACGGCAGCTCCCTCCCGATGAGCACGTTCGACGAGACCCCTGGCGTCGAGATCACGAGCGGGTCCCTCGGCCACGGTCTCGGGCAAGGCGTGGGGATGGCCCTCGGTCTGCGACTGGACCGGTCGGACGCGAAGGTGGTGGTGGAACTCTCCGACGGCGAGCTCCAAGAGGGGTCCACCTGGGAGTCGGCAATGTCGGCATCGAACTTCCGGCTCGACAACCTGTGGGCGATCGTCGATTGCAACGGGATTCAGGCCGATGGGCCGATGGTCCTCGACATCGAACCGGTTGCCGACAAGTGGCAGGCCTTCGGGTGGCAGGTGCGCGAGGTGGACGGCAACGACATCGCGGCACTTGTCGAGGCCTTCGACGAGCTGCGTCCCCTTCCCGGACCCAAGGTCATCGTGATGCGCACCACCCCCGGCAGCGGCGTGCCGACGATCGTCGCGCGCGAACGAGCGCACTTCGTACGGGTCGCCGACGACGAATGGAACCGACTCATCGACGAACTGGAGGAGAACCGACGTGATTGA
- a CDS encoding SDR family NAD(P)-dependent oxidoreductase produces MPDRTERLRTALVTGGAQGLGLSMAAALSDVGYRVCLSDLTDEALTESGRSLRTTRPQADVLTVACDVTDDGAVDMLMGKVRDWADGSLDVLVNNAGIIARSPTQDLDTETWARTLDVNLSGSFRCARAAHPLLRGGIAPTVINLGSLGSTLGMPQRAAYNAAKTGLVGLTRTLAAEWGPDGIRVNAVAPGFIETSMMRSGFQKGLLDEEQMKRRIPLRRLGEPAEISAAVLFLASPAASYVNGVVLPVDGGTVVDGTFF; encoded by the coding sequence ATGCCTGACCGAACCGAACGCCTCCGGACTGCCCTGGTGACCGGAGGCGCCCAGGGCCTGGGCCTCTCCATGGCCGCGGCCCTCTCCGACGTCGGCTACCGCGTCTGTCTGAGTGACCTGACCGACGAAGCGTTGACAGAGTCGGGACGGTCGCTGCGCACCACCCGGCCCCAGGCCGACGTGTTGACGGTGGCCTGTGACGTCACCGACGACGGCGCCGTCGACATGCTGATGGGCAAGGTACGCGACTGGGCCGACGGCTCACTGGACGTGCTGGTCAACAACGCAGGCATTATTGCTCGCAGCCCGACCCAGGACCTCGACACCGAGACCTGGGCTCGGACCCTCGACGTGAACCTGAGCGGCAGTTTCCGGTGCGCGCGAGCGGCCCACCCGCTGCTGCGCGGAGGGATCGCTCCGACGGTCATCAACCTTGGCTCGCTGGGCTCGACCCTCGGCATGCCTCAGCGGGCGGCCTACAACGCCGCGAAGACCGGACTGGTCGGACTCACCCGAACTCTCGCAGCGGAGTGGGGGCCTGACGGAATCCGGGTCAATGCCGTCGCACCGGGGTTCATCGAGACCTCAATGATGCGGTCGGGGTTCCAGAAGGGTCTGCTCGACGAGGAGCAGATGAAGAGACGCATCCCGCTGCGCAGACTCGGTGAGCCCGCGGAGATCTCGGCCGCGGTCCTCTTCCTCGCCTCGCCTGCGGCCTCCTACGTCAACGGCGTGGTTCTGCCCGTGGACGGCGGCACCGTCGTCGACGGCACCTTCTTCTGA
- a CDS encoding transketolase family protein produces MIETGNRTGSMGEVAEVVGPYEVAPFGHTLRELARTDDRIVGITADMGRYSDILPFRDAHPDRYFNAGVAEQNTIMLAAGLAKVGKVAFAATYAAFLTRRALDFMAVACAHSKADVKVIGGAPGLVNPYGGTHQALEDLAVMRSIPDVTVIDPCDATELRQVVTLAARTAGTFYIRNLRGKVPVVLDDSTYDFRIGKAREVRAGSDVGIISTGFMTARALEAADRAAEHGVSVGVLHVPTIKPFDRDGVLEFAASKQRLVTAENHLRIGGLGSLVLEELYDAGEAGRPTIRIGLRDRFHPCGSQDYLDAMFGLDVPSLTTAAVEGRWEH; encoded by the coding sequence GTGATTGAGACCGGCAACCGCACCGGCAGCATGGGCGAGGTGGCCGAGGTCGTCGGCCCCTATGAGGTCGCGCCGTTCGGTCACACGCTGCGTGAACTCGCCCGAACCGACGATCGGATCGTCGGCATCACCGCCGACATGGGTCGCTACAGCGACATCCTTCCCTTCCGGGACGCCCACCCCGATCGCTACTTCAACGCAGGTGTCGCCGAACAGAACACCATCATGCTCGCGGCGGGGCTCGCGAAGGTCGGCAAGGTCGCCTTCGCTGCGACGTACGCCGCGTTCCTGACCCGTCGCGCGTTGGACTTCATGGCGGTGGCGTGCGCGCACAGCAAGGCGGACGTGAAGGTGATAGGCGGTGCGCCGGGCCTGGTGAACCCCTACGGCGGAACCCACCAGGCTCTGGAGGACCTCGCCGTGATGCGGTCAATACCCGATGTCACGGTGATCGATCCTTGCGACGCCACCGAACTGCGGCAGGTTGTCACTCTGGCAGCGCGCACGGCCGGCACCTTCTACATCCGAAATCTGCGCGGAAAGGTACCGGTGGTCCTCGACGACTCGACATACGACTTCCGAATTGGAAAGGCGCGAGAGGTGCGCGCCGGTTCGGACGTGGGGATCATTAGCACAGGCTTCATGACTGCCCGCGCGCTGGAGGCCGCGGACCGTGCGGCAGAGCACGGGGTGAGTGTCGGTGTCCTGCACGTGCCGACCATCAAGCCGTTCGATCGCGATGGTGTCCTCGAGTTCGCAGCATCGAAGCAGCGTTTGGTCACCGCGGAGAACCACCTGCGCATCGGTGGTCTCGGCTCGCTGGTGCTCGAGGAGCTGTACGACGCGGGAGAGGCTGGTCGACCGACCATCCGGATCGGCCTCCGAGACCGGTTCCACCCCTGCGGTTCCCAGGACTACCTGGACGCCATGTTCGGGCTCGATGTCCCCTCCCTGACGACAGCGGCGGTCGAGGGACGGTGGGAGCACTGA